The proteins below are encoded in one region of Sporosarcina sp. FSL K6-1508:
- a CDS encoding undecaprenyl-diphosphate phosphatase: MELIDLVKALILGFVEGMTEFAPVSSTGHLIIVDDMWLKITNFLGDRSAFTFKIVIQLGSILAVVIVFWKRLFSLVGLYKIEGQKTNSSFNLLHVIVGMLPAVIVGFALKDLIDEQLSGVETVIFALVAGSILMIVADKLGPKKPWVNTLDQITYKQAFTVGLVQCLSLWPGFSRSGATISGGVLFGMNHKTAADFTFIMAVPIMMGASLVSVAKNWEELSMDDLSFYIVGFVSAFVFALISIRFFLKLISRVKLVPFAIYRLILAAVLAFIVFL; the protein is encoded by the coding sequence ATGGAACTAATTGATTTGGTTAAAGCGTTAATACTTGGATTTGTTGAAGGAATGACAGAGTTTGCACCTGTTTCTTCGACAGGTCACTTGATCATTGTCGATGACATGTGGCTGAAAATAACAAATTTTCTTGGAGATCGATCGGCATTCACATTTAAGATTGTTATCCAACTGGGTTCGATATTAGCTGTTGTTATTGTCTTCTGGAAGCGTCTGTTCAGCTTGGTGGGCCTCTATAAGATTGAAGGCCAGAAAACGAACTCAAGTTTTAACTTATTGCACGTCATTGTTGGGATGTTGCCGGCAGTTATTGTGGGATTTGCACTTAAAGATCTGATTGATGAACAACTATCAGGTGTAGAAACGGTGATTTTTGCACTGGTTGCAGGTTCAATTTTAATGATTGTAGCTGATAAACTTGGTCCGAAAAAACCGTGGGTGAATACATTGGATCAAATTACATACAAGCAGGCATTTACAGTAGGTCTTGTCCAATGTCTATCCCTATGGCCAGGATTTTCACGTTCGGGTGCGACAATTTCGGGCGGTGTCCTGTTCGGCATGAATCATAAGACCGCGGCTGATTTCACTTTCATCATGGCGGTACCGATCATGATGGGTGCTAGTCTAGTGTCAGTTGCGAAAAACTGGGAAGAACTTTCGATGGATGACCTATCCTTTTATATCGTTGGATTCGTCAGTGCGTTCGTCTTCGCACTTATCTCAATTCGTTTCTTCTTAAAGCTAATCTCACGTGTTAAGCTTGTACCGTTTGCAATTTATCGACTTATATTAGCAGCTGTATTAGCGTTTATTGTATTTTTATAA
- a CDS encoding DedA family protein: MENWITEFMGQFGYFGVFLLIMIENVFPPIPSEVILTFGGFMTTYSDMTRVGVIIAATVGSVIGAMILYSLGLFLDVERLEKIVDRWGSVLRLTRKDIRKADAWFDKYGPWTVLLCRLVPLIRSLISIPAGMSSMNFPLFLVLTTIGSLIWNAALVTIGAAVGDNWESIVHFMDIYSNIAYALLAISGIAVCIWYIRFRRKRV; this comes from the coding sequence GTGGAAAATTGGATTACTGAATTTATGGGTCAGTTTGGTTACTTTGGTGTGTTTTTATTAATCATGATTGAGAACGTCTTTCCGCCTATCCCGTCTGAAGTCATATTGACATTTGGCGGATTCATGACGACCTATTCGGATATGACCCGGGTGGGTGTCATTATTGCAGCAACGGTGGGGTCGGTTATCGGGGCGATGATTTTATATAGCCTCGGGTTATTTCTAGATGTGGAGCGCCTCGAGAAAATTGTCGATCGGTGGGGCAGCGTTTTGCGTCTTACACGAAAAGACATCCGCAAAGCTGATGCATGGTTCGACAAATACGGTCCGTGGACAGTACTACTCTGCCGCCTTGTTCCCTTAATCCGGAGCCTTATTTCGATTCCGGCAGGCATGTCGAGTATGAATTTCCCGCTATTCCTTGTGCTTACAACAATCGGCAGTCTGATCTGGAACGCAGCACTTGTTACAATTGGTGCAGCAGTCGGTGACAACTGGGAATCGATTGTCCACTTTATGGATATCTATTCGAACATCGCGTATGCACTACTAGCCATTAGCGGTATAGCGGTATGTATCTGGTACATTCGCTTCCGTAGAAAGAGAGTGTAA
- a CDS encoding long-chain fatty acid--CoA ligase: MMQTPLLLSSFIKRAEQYFPDKLIISRTGENSIHRIPYSEFAKRTRKLADALTKLGMQHGTKVGSFAWNHHRHLEAYFGVPGTGAILHMINIRLSPEHIAYVINHAEDEILLVDDNLFPHLEKLAPYLKTVKHYIIMGDSTEIPETSLENVHSYEALLATASEDYAFPEDLDENTPAGMCYTSATTGNPKGVIYTHRGLVLHSYALGLADAMGLSEKDVILPVVPMFHVNAWGMPFAAVFFGTTQVLPGPGLNPKLLLDLIEQEKVTVTAGVPTIWLAVLKEQEEKPRDLSSLRGIVSGGSASPKGLIRAFEEKLGVPFIVGYGMTETTPLVSMSVYTSGMADLTMDEKIDIRALQGLPMPGLEIRIINENGDAPWDGKTMGELAIRGPWIASEYYKDERTEEAFRDGWLLTGDIAVMTEFGYLKLMDRTKDLIKSGGEWISSVDLENALMTHEDVFEAAVVAIPHEKWLERPLACVVLKEGKVADEEMKQRLLTYLGGQFAKLWVPDDVVFLDEIPKTSVGKFLKASLRESLKDFTLKV; encoded by the coding sequence ATGATGCAAACACCACTTTTATTATCATCTTTCATAAAACGAGCGGAGCAATATTTCCCGGACAAGTTAATTATTTCGCGAACCGGGGAAAATTCCATTCATCGTATTCCGTATAGCGAATTTGCGAAACGAACGCGAAAACTTGCAGATGCATTGACGAAACTCGGCATGCAGCATGGAACAAAAGTCGGTTCATTCGCTTGGAATCACCATCGTCATTTAGAAGCGTATTTTGGCGTGCCTGGAACAGGCGCTATCCTTCACATGATCAATATTCGATTGTCTCCGGAACATATTGCGTATGTCATCAATCACGCAGAAGATGAAATTCTGCTGGTCGACGATAATTTATTCCCACACCTTGAAAAACTTGCACCCTATTTGAAGACGGTGAAACATTATATCATCATGGGAGACAGCACGGAAATCCCGGAGACATCTCTTGAAAATGTGCATTCATATGAAGCGCTTCTTGCAACTGCATCGGAAGACTATGCTTTTCCTGAAGATCTTGATGAAAACACACCAGCAGGGATGTGCTACACATCCGCTACGACAGGTAATCCGAAAGGGGTCATCTATACGCATCGCGGACTTGTGTTGCACAGTTATGCACTAGGACTAGCCGATGCGATGGGTTTATCAGAGAAGGATGTCATACTGCCAGTTGTACCAATGTTCCACGTCAATGCTTGGGGAATGCCGTTCGCTGCAGTCTTTTTCGGAACAACACAAGTTTTGCCAGGACCAGGCTTAAACCCAAAATTGCTATTGGATCTGATTGAGCAGGAGAAGGTGACTGTAACTGCTGGTGTCCCGACAATTTGGCTCGCAGTGCTGAAGGAACAGGAAGAGAAACCGAGAGATTTGTCTTCGCTACGGGGAATCGTAAGCGGCGGTTCTGCATCGCCAAAAGGATTGATCCGGGCATTCGAAGAAAAACTTGGTGTGCCGTTCATCGTCGGCTATGGCATGACTGAAACAACACCACTTGTCAGCATGTCTGTCTACACTTCTGGCATGGCAGATTTAACGATGGATGAGAAAATCGATATCCGAGCGCTTCAAGGATTGCCGATGCCAGGCCTTGAAATCCGTATCATCAATGAAAATGGCGATGCACCTTGGGATGGCAAGACGATGGGGGAATTGGCGATTCGGGGCCCTTGGATTGCAAGTGAATATTATAAAGATGAAAGAACTGAAGAAGCATTCCGTGATGGGTGGCTCCTTACAGGTGATATCGCAGTCATGACGGAATTTGGCTACCTTAAATTAATGGATCGTACAAAAGATTTGATCAAAAGCGGGGGCGAATGGATTTCGTCTGTTGACTTGGAAAACGCCTTGATGACACATGAAGATGTTTTTGAAGCAGCGGTTGTCGCAATTCCGCATGAGAAATGGCTTGAGCGCCCACTTGCATGTGTTGTCTTAAAAGAAGGGAAGGTTGCTGATGAAGAGATGAAACAGCGATTGCTAACCTATTTAGGAGGCCAGTTCGCTAAATTGTGGGTGCCAGATGATGTTGTCTTCTTGGATGAAATTCCGAAAACTTCAGTCGGCAAGTTCCTAAAAGCTTCTTTACGTGAAAGTTTGAAAGACTTTACGCTAAAAGTATAA
- a CDS encoding acyl-CoA dehydrogenase family protein: MAKYRFETDEHVMFRDSLRKFLQKEAIPYYDTWEKDRLIPVTFWKKLGEMGFLCPQVEDEYGGLGLDFSFGVIIGEELERVGSGLTGVGLHNDIVVPYIESYGTIEQKERWLPGCVSADIITAIAMTEPGTGSDLANIQTTAIKDGDYYVVNGQKTFITNGINGNLVLVAVKTDPHAEPKHRGVSLLVIEEGTPGFTKGRKLDKVGLHSQDTAELFFEECRVPASNLIGEEGKGFSYLMEKLQQERLVVAIAAQTASEDMLEMTLEYVKSRKAFGKPIASFQNTQFKLAEIATKVEIGKAFVESLIEDHIAGKDIVTKVSMAKYWLTDTAREISSECMQLHGGYGYMEEYKIARRYRDIPVASIYAGTNEIMKVIIAKNMGL; encoded by the coding sequence TTGGCAAAGTACAGATTCGAAACGGATGAGCACGTCATGTTCAGAGATTCACTCCGAAAGTTTCTTCAGAAAGAGGCAATCCCGTATTACGATACCTGGGAAAAAGACCGGCTCATCCCGGTAACATTTTGGAAGAAGCTTGGTGAAATGGGATTTCTCTGTCCGCAAGTTGAAGATGAATACGGCGGACTTGGTCTGGACTTCAGCTTCGGCGTCATTATCGGAGAGGAACTTGAACGAGTGGGATCAGGTCTTACAGGCGTGGGATTACACAATGATATCGTCGTTCCCTATATTGAATCATACGGCACAATCGAACAGAAAGAACGTTGGTTACCGGGTTGTGTGAGCGCTGACATTATTACAGCTATCGCAATGACGGAGCCGGGAACAGGATCAGATCTCGCCAATATCCAAACGACTGCCATTAAAGACGGTGATTACTATGTCGTCAATGGTCAAAAGACATTTATCACAAACGGCATTAATGGGAATCTTGTGCTCGTTGCAGTAAAAACCGATCCGCATGCTGAGCCGAAACATCGCGGTGTCAGCCTGCTTGTAATAGAAGAAGGAACGCCTGGTTTCACGAAAGGCCGTAAGCTCGATAAAGTTGGTCTGCATTCGCAAGACACGGCGGAGCTATTTTTTGAGGAGTGCCGTGTGCCAGCATCGAACTTGATAGGTGAGGAAGGAAAAGGATTCAGCTACTTAATGGAAAAACTTCAACAGGAACGGCTTGTTGTTGCGATTGCTGCACAAACGGCATCAGAAGATATGCTGGAAATGACGCTCGAGTATGTAAAATCGCGAAAAGCATTCGGAAAACCGATTGCTTCATTTCAAAATACACAGTTTAAACTTGCAGAAATTGCAACTAAAGTGGAAATTGGCAAGGCATTTGTCGAATCGCTTATCGAAGACCATATAGCTGGAAAAGATATCGTCACAAAAGTATCTATGGCAAAATATTGGCTGACCGATACGGCACGGGAAATCTCCTCGGAGTGCATGCAACTGCACGGTGGATACGGTTATATGGAAGAATATAAAATTGCAAGACGTTATCGAGACATCCCTGTTGCGTCGATATATGCGGGGACGAATGAAATCATGAAAGTCATTATTGCAAAGAACATGGGGTTGTAA
- a CDS encoding SDR family NAD(P)-dependent oxidoreductase: protein MEMNKIAAIVTGGASGLGEATVRRIVGAGGKAAIFDRDEVRGCALANELGEESVLFLKTNVANEEEVEVNVASVKEAFGEITAVVNCAGIATQGKVLSRSGPLALDQFEQVIQVNLIGTFNVIRLAAAAMQGNEPNEEGERGVIVNTASVAAFEGQIGQVAYSASKGGVVGMTLPIARELAAFGIRVMTIAPGLVETPLFDGLPESARNSLAAMVPFPKRLGRPKEYAMLVESIFINTLLNGEVIRLDGAIRMQAK from the coding sequence ATGGAAATGAACAAAATTGCTGCAATTGTAACAGGTGGAGCGTCGGGTCTTGGAGAGGCCACTGTAAGAAGGATAGTAGGCGCCGGAGGGAAAGCAGCTATTTTCGATAGGGATGAAGTGCGTGGATGTGCACTTGCGAACGAACTTGGGGAAGAAAGTGTTCTATTTCTAAAAACGAATGTTGCGAATGAGGAAGAAGTGGAAGTGAATGTAGCTTCCGTCAAAGAGGCATTCGGGGAAATAACTGCCGTTGTCAATTGCGCGGGCATTGCGACGCAAGGGAAAGTATTGTCGCGAAGCGGTCCGCTAGCGCTAGACCAATTTGAACAAGTAATCCAAGTCAACTTGATAGGTACATTCAATGTAATTCGTTTGGCGGCGGCCGCTATGCAAGGGAATGAACCAAACGAAGAAGGTGAGCGCGGGGTAATTGTGAATACCGCATCAGTTGCTGCTTTTGAAGGACAAATTGGACAGGTTGCCTACAGTGCATCAAAGGGTGGTGTAGTGGGAATGACGTTACCGATTGCCCGTGAACTTGCGGCATTCGGTATTCGTGTGATGACTATCGCGCCAGGTCTTGTAGAAACACCATTATTTGATGGGCTACCGGAATCCGCGCGTAATTCACTTGCTGCAATGGTCCCGTTCCCAAAACGACTTGGACGACCAAAAGAATATGCAATGCTAGTTGAAAGTATTTTCATAAACACATTGCTCAATGGTGAAGTAATCCGGTTGGATGGGGCGATTCGGATGCAAGCCAAGTAA
- a CDS encoding thiolase family protein, whose translation MKDVVIVEGVRTAIGRRKGGFANYRPDELAAVVFEELVKRAGISKGDVEDVILGCVTQAGEQGGNIARTAALIAGFPVHVPGVTIDRQCGSSQQAVHFASQAILSGDMDIVIAGGVESMTRAPMMSNMGDVKPSPKLMEKHEIINQGLSAERIANKWELSREELDQFSFDSHQKAIRAINEGKFEDEIIPVEITNEDGTTEIFSIDEGPRPGTTTEVLAGLRTVFDENGVITAGNASQMSDGASAVLLMSREKADKLGLKPLARIVARAVIGSDPTLMLTGPIEATRTVLETANLSIEDIDTYEVNEAFAPVPLAWLKEIGADPIKLNPNGGAIALGHPLGATGTKLLVSMMHELKRTNGRYGLLAICEGMGMANATIIERL comes from the coding sequence ATGAAAGATGTTGTCATTGTTGAAGGGGTACGAACTGCAATCGGGCGAAGAAAAGGAGGTTTTGCAAATTACAGACCTGATGAACTTGCAGCAGTGGTGTTTGAGGAGCTTGTCAAGCGGGCTGGTATTTCGAAGGGCGATGTTGAAGATGTCATTTTGGGGTGTGTGACACAAGCAGGAGAACAGGGTGGAAACATCGCCCGTACAGCTGCGTTAATCGCAGGCTTCCCTGTACATGTGCCCGGAGTGACAATTGATCGGCAATGCGGATCGAGTCAGCAAGCTGTTCATTTCGCGTCGCAGGCAATTCTCTCGGGAGATATGGATATCGTCATCGCAGGCGGCGTTGAAAGTATGACACGTGCACCAATGATGTCCAATATGGGAGATGTGAAACCCAGTCCAAAGCTTATGGAAAAACATGAAATCATTAATCAGGGACTATCAGCGGAGCGGATTGCAAACAAATGGGAGCTGTCACGGGAGGAACTTGATCAATTTTCATTTGATAGCCATCAAAAAGCAATTCGTGCAATTAATGAAGGAAAGTTTGAAGACGAAATTATACCCGTTGAAATTACAAATGAAGATGGCACAACCGAAATTTTCTCTATAGATGAAGGCCCTCGTCCAGGAACGACAACAGAAGTGCTGGCTGGATTACGGACAGTATTTGATGAAAATGGTGTGATTACAGCGGGGAACGCAAGTCAAATGAGTGATGGCGCGTCTGCGGTCCTCCTGATGTCACGTGAAAAAGCGGACAAGCTAGGCCTTAAACCACTTGCACGCATTGTTGCGCGAGCAGTGATCGGTTCCGATCCGACATTAATGCTGACTGGACCGATTGAAGCAACGCGAACAGTACTCGAGACAGCGAATCTTTCAATAGAAGATATAGACACGTATGAGGTGAATGAAGCGTTTGCACCTGTTCCACTTGCATGGCTGAAAGAAATCGGTGCAGATCCCATTAAATTGAACCCGAACGGCGGGGCCATTGCCCTTGGCCATCCGCTTGGTGCGACGGGAACAAAATTGCTGGTATCCATGATGCACGAATTAAAACGAACCAATGGACGGTACGGGTTACTCGCAATTTGCGAAGGGATGGGTATGGCGAACGCAACAATTATCGAACGCCTTTGA
- a CDS encoding lmo0954 family membrane protein, producing the protein MKKLGLAALGITAAIVVLANLGSLLALAFSAVVAYAGFHYFRKSTSTISKLFWGGVLVIGLLTAIANVPAFIGIIAIVGVFYVWRKWHGSENSNIITNTSDDPFVNFERQWNEITK; encoded by the coding sequence ATGAAAAAACTTGGTCTGGCAGCACTTGGTATTACAGCGGCAATCGTTGTCCTTGCAAATCTTGGATCACTTCTTGCACTTGCATTTTCTGCAGTGGTTGCATATGCGGGGTTCCATTATTTCAGAAAGAGCACTTCCACAATCTCGAAATTGTTCTGGGGAGGCGTACTTGTCATTGGCTTGTTAACAGCAATTGCAAATGTGCCTGCGTTCATCGGGATTATTGCTATAGTCGGTGTCTTCTATGTTTGGCGTAAATGGCATGGCTCAGAAAACAGTAACATCATCACTAACACCTCTGATGATCCATTTGTAAACTTCGAACGTCAGTGGAATGAAATCACAAAATAA
- a CDS encoding PspA/IM30 family protein produces the protein MNSLWNRFKYSIQADLHTVLDKKESKNPIAMLNQYIREAEKQTDSIGKLLERQSKLKTELQKELLEAENMADKRRSQLKLAKTAGEEDLVAFAEEEIATYDTRAAELSESVTETAYELLSLERKFEEMKHKVKDMKVRQLQLMGKENVTRAHHRMDQVISPENADSKMASVGDMKKYIENLGGKIEREYETSSMDRRLESLGKAEGADHLAPEVWTLEKESAKAEEIV, from the coding sequence ATGAACTCACTTTGGAATCGATTTAAATACTCAATACAGGCAGATCTTCACACGGTATTAGACAAGAAAGAAAGCAAAAATCCAATCGCAATGTTGAATCAATACATTCGCGAGGCAGAAAAACAAACGGACTCAATCGGGAAATTGCTTGAACGTCAAAGCAAACTAAAAACAGAACTGCAGAAAGAGCTATTAGAAGCAGAAAACATGGCGGATAAACGCCGCAGCCAGCTTAAACTTGCAAAAACTGCCGGCGAAGAAGACTTAGTCGCTTTTGCAGAAGAGGAGATTGCTACGTATGACACACGTGCGGCAGAGCTATCAGAAAGTGTGACGGAAACAGCTTATGAACTTCTTTCCCTAGAGCGTAAATTCGAGGAAATGAAACATAAAGTGAAAGATATGAAAGTGCGTCAATTGCAATTAATGGGAAAAGAGAACGTGACACGTGCCCATCACCGGATGGACCAAGTCATCTCTCCTGAAAATGCAGACAGCAAGATGGCATCAGTTGGTGACATGAAAAAGTATATCGAAAACCTTGGCGGGAAAATTGAACGTGAGTACGAAACTTCCTCTATGGACCGTCGTTTGGAATCATTAGGAAAAGCGGAGGGTGCCGATCATCTAGCACCTGAAGTCTGGACATTAGAGAAAGAATCCGCAAAAGCGGAAGAAATTGTGTAA
- the liaF gene encoding cell wall-active antibiotics response protein LiaF has product MKRLDTSKITFWGFTFLLLIFVEAAFFHNGNIVFVLLGAGLIYYGLRKRSKLLFLPGLFFIAMALFTLWSLRVLIFTVILYVLVKLWKGVPSEEIMRPLKDLQRETPNGIWKNKLFSVQSSPFSSYEWEDIHIQGIFGDIHIDVTDTVLPKGTSLISVRQGIGKIKIDLPYEIPVRVHYTTLIGDAKLFDTYRKRLINESLHMKDSYEGKSAESPELIITLSTWGGDVEVTRK; this is encoded by the coding sequence ATGAAACGACTCGATACGAGCAAAATCACATTTTGGGGATTCACATTTTTACTGCTCATTTTTGTCGAAGCAGCTTTTTTTCATAATGGCAACATCGTGTTCGTCCTTCTTGGTGCCGGACTGATTTATTACGGGTTACGAAAACGGTCGAAACTACTATTTTTACCTGGCTTGTTTTTCATTGCAATGGCGCTTTTTACATTGTGGAGTTTACGGGTTCTCATTTTCACCGTCATCTTGTACGTCCTTGTAAAGTTATGGAAAGGCGTCCCGTCGGAGGAAATTATGCGTCCTCTCAAAGACCTTCAGCGTGAAACACCGAACGGGATATGGAAAAACAAATTATTTTCCGTTCAATCATCCCCCTTTTCATCGTACGAGTGGGAGGACATTCATATCCAAGGGATCTTTGGTGATATTCACATCGACGTTACCGATACGGTGTTACCGAAAGGAACTTCTTTAATTTCCGTTAGGCAAGGTATAGGGAAAATTAAGATTGACTTGCCTTACGAGATTCCCGTACGCGTTCATTACACGACACTAATCGGCGATGCTAAACTTTTCGATACCTACAGAAAACGGCTCATCAATGAATCGCTCCATATGAAGGATAGTTATGAAGGGAAATCAGCTGAGTCTCCTGAGCTAATCATTACTCTTTCCACTTGGGGCGGAGATGTCGAGGTGACGAGAAAATGA
- a CDS encoding sensor histidine kinase yields MKAVIGRGLVLSFLFIAIAAAYIYFLLGLPLEESWFAFYELQFADVPLGWWILNTALLLAWGIAIWTSFLGSSKEKAIEQRLTGLIDTEQDASSTEKFSPRMDRAIGTVSTVIHTQRKSLQRIIDERAEAQDKLIQERIVQERQRLARELHDSVSQQLFAASMLLSAITESNEDTVTQKPVLQVERIVQQAQLEMRALLLHLRPAALNNKSLAEGLEELLVELREKVLFNIRFRLEEVTLSKGAEDHLFRIAQETLSNTLRHAQATEVDVLFVERDGLAIFRVQDNGIGFKDNDGKGGSYGLQNVKERAIEIGGTCKIVSVPSQGTIVEVKLPARKGDELNDQNPVSG; encoded by the coding sequence ATGAAGGCTGTTATCGGACGAGGGCTTGTTTTATCATTTTTATTTATCGCAATTGCAGCAGCATATATCTATTTTCTTCTTGGCTTGCCATTAGAGGAAAGCTGGTTTGCATTTTATGAATTGCAATTTGCAGATGTTCCACTCGGTTGGTGGATTTTGAATACAGCTCTCCTGCTTGCCTGGGGAATTGCCATTTGGACGAGTTTTCTTGGAAGTTCAAAAGAAAAAGCAATCGAGCAAAGGTTAACGGGGTTAATCGACACTGAACAAGATGCCTCTTCAACCGAAAAATTTTCCCCCCGTATGGACCGGGCAATCGGGACAGTGTCAACTGTCATTCATACACAACGGAAAAGTTTGCAGCGAATTATCGATGAGCGTGCGGAAGCCCAAGACAAACTAATTCAAGAGCGCATTGTACAGGAACGACAGCGACTCGCTCGCGAACTGCATGATTCCGTCTCCCAGCAACTGTTCGCCGCTTCGATGCTATTATCCGCCATTACGGAAAGTAATGAAGATACAGTAACACAAAAACCGGTGCTCCAAGTTGAACGGATCGTTCAGCAGGCACAACTTGAAATGCGGGCATTGCTCCTTCATTTACGGCCGGCGGCTTTGAATAACAAATCGCTCGCCGAAGGTCTTGAAGAACTATTAGTTGAATTGAGAGAGAAAGTACTATTCAATATTCGTTTTCGCTTGGAAGAAGTAACTTTATCGAAAGGTGCAGAAGATCACTTATTCCGTATTGCACAGGAAACGTTATCCAACACACTACGGCATGCACAAGCTACAGAAGTAGATGTGTTGTTCGTGGAACGGGACGGTCTTGCCATTTTCCGCGTGCAAGATAACGGTATAGGATTTAAGGATAATGATGGAAAAGGCGGCTCGTACGGACTGCAAAATGTAAAAGAACGTGCAATTGAAATCGGGGGCACATGCAAAATTGTTTCCGTTCCCTCACAAGGGACAATTGTGGAAGTAAAATTGCCTGCCAGAAAAGGAGATGAACTGAATGATCAAAATCCTGTTAGTGGATGA
- a CDS encoding response regulator transcription factor, whose protein sequence is MIKILLVDDHEMVRIGVSAYLQIQPDMEVIGEAINGREAVGKALELRPDIILMDMVMPEMNGAEATAAIIKEWPEAKIVIVTSFLDDDKVYPALEAGAISYILKTSNAKRIAEAIRETLKGQTVLEPEVTTKMMQKMRAGNERQPHEELTERELEILLHLAKGKTNQEIADDLFIALKTVKTHVSNLLSKLEVQDRTQAVIYAFKHELVD, encoded by the coding sequence ATGATCAAAATCCTGTTAGTGGATGACCATGAGATGGTACGAATCGGTGTATCTGCGTACTTACAGATTCAGCCTGACATGGAAGTCATAGGCGAAGCGATAAACGGACGTGAAGCCGTGGGCAAAGCACTCGAATTGCGTCCGGATATTATTTTGATGGATATGGTCATGCCGGAAATGAATGGCGCTGAAGCCACTGCCGCTATTATAAAGGAGTGGCCGGAAGCAAAGATTGTTATCGTGACAAGTTTTTTGGATGATGACAAAGTATATCCAGCACTTGAAGCAGGCGCCATTAGTTACATATTGAAAACGTCGAATGCGAAGCGAATTGCAGAAGCGATCCGTGAAACGCTGAAAGGACAAACGGTATTAGAACCGGAAGTGACGACGAAAATGATGCAAAAAATGCGTGCTGGTAATGAGCGACAGCCCCATGAAGAGTTGACCGAACGCGAACTCGAAATTTTACTACATCTTGCGAAAGGAAAAACGAATCAAGAAATAGCGGATGATTTATTTATTGCATTGAAAACAGTGAAGACGCATGTTAGCAATCTATTATCTAAACTGGAAGTACAAGATCGGACACAAGCTGTCATTTATGCGTTTAAGCATGAGTTGGTCGATTGA
- a CDS encoding DinB family protein — MVIIETLNQLKFTRIYTLGRLVKSKTEAWDAQPTGFNNTIRWNAGHIYITMETLIQKAVEGYELVNPEWIELFVSGSSPDIWEDNVPSTEELLAALEEQPGRIVKALEGKLTNTLQEPMSIGPLHTMVTVEAIVQFAVWHEGVHAGMINALNRLAGE, encoded by the coding sequence ATGGTAATCATAGAAACATTAAATCAGTTGAAATTTACACGTATTTATACACTTGGACGCCTTGTAAAGTCAAAAACAGAAGCTTGGGACGCACAACCAACAGGGTTCAATAACACAATTCGTTGGAATGCGGGCCATATTTATATAACGATGGAAACACTTATTCAAAAAGCGGTGGAGGGCTATGAACTGGTCAACCCTGAATGGATAGAACTGTTTGTGTCAGGGTCAAGCCCTGATATCTGGGAAGATAATGTTCCCTCAACAGAGGAGCTCCTTGCGGCTTTGGAAGAACAACCGGGGCGTATTGTTAAAGCGCTGGAAGGGAAACTGACAAATACGTTACAGGAACCGATGTCAATTGGGCCTTTGCATACAATGGTGACAGTTGAGGCAATCGTTCAATTCGCGGTGTGGCATGAAGGTGTCCATGCAGGCATGATTAACGCTTTGAACCGCTTGGCAGGAGAGTAA
- a CDS encoding YjcZ family sporulation protein, translating to MGQSGGYEGGFAGNSFALIVVLFILLIIIGASFIY from the coding sequence ATGGGTCAATCTGGTGGATACGAAGGTGGATTCGCAGGGAATTCATTCGCACTGATTGTTGTTCTTTTCATCCTGTTAATTATTATTGGTGCTAGCTTCATTTATTAG